In uncultured Bacteroides sp., one genomic interval encodes:
- a CDS encoding family 43 glycosylhydrolase — MKNNKLAILIQLIIILFGFSNVAAQNPIIRNQFSADPTARVFGDKVYLYPSHDILGKEGQGRPDWFCMEDYHVFSSLNLTDWADHGVILSQNKVQWADSTAFSMWAPDCINKAGKYYFYFPAPPKGTKGFSVGVAVANNPFGPFIPQPKQIDKVSGIDPNVFIDKDGQAYLYWSAGNFMVAKLKSNMVELASEPQIIANLPEKGLKEGPFLFERKGVYYLTFPHVENNIERLEYAMGPSPMGPFKMAGVIMDESPVGCWTNHHSIINFKKQWYLFYHSNDLSPKFDKNRSVRIDSLFFNADGTIRKVTPTFRGVGLTDASMQIQIDRYSRISDKGISVSFVDTLNSFAGWKTVFNEKNAWVQYNKVDFGKKKYKSVIIKAISQKGGTLQLKLNSANGPILAKINIPESKEWKETKVLISGLKQGIHNLFLSSVNNNVVEVDWIKFE; from the coding sequence ATGAAGAATAATAAATTAGCGATATTGATTCAATTGATCATTATATTGTTTGGATTTTCAAATGTCGCTGCACAGAATCCAATTATTAGAAACCAGTTCTCTGCCGATCCAACAGCCAGAGTTTTTGGTGATAAAGTCTATCTATATCCATCGCATGATATTTTAGGTAAAGAAGGGCAAGGCCGTCCAGACTGGTTTTGCATGGAAGATTATCATGTTTTCTCATCTTTAAATCTTACTGATTGGGCAGATCATGGAGTTATTTTGAGCCAGAATAAAGTACAATGGGCAGACTCAACAGCATTTAGTATGTGGGCGCCGGACTGTATCAATAAAGCTGGAAAATATTACTTTTATTTTCCAGCTCCCCCAAAAGGCACAAAGGGTTTTTCTGTAGGAGTCGCTGTTGCTAATAATCCCTTTGGCCCATTTATTCCACAACCTAAACAAATTGACAAGGTTAGTGGTATTGATCCCAACGTATTTATTGATAAAGATGGACAAGCTTATTTATATTGGTCGGCTGGCAATTTTATGGTAGCCAAATTGAAAAGCAATATGGTGGAGTTAGCTTCGGAACCTCAGATTATTGCTAATTTGCCGGAAAAAGGTTTAAAAGAAGGTCCTTTTTTATTTGAACGTAAAGGGGTGTATTATTTGACTTTCCCTCATGTTGAAAATAATATTGAACGGCTTGAGTATGCAATGGGACCAAGTCCGATGGGACCTTTTAAAATGGCAGGAGTTATAATGGACGAATCGCCTGTTGGATGCTGGACTAATCATCATTCTATTATCAATTTTAAGAAACAGTGGTATCTCTTTTATCATAGTAATGACCTTTCACCAAAATTTGATAAGAACAGATCGGTACGCATTGATAGCCTGTTTTTTAATGCTGATGGTACAATCCGAAAAGTTACACCTACCTTTCGTGGGGTTGGCTTGACCGATGCTTCAATGCAAATACAAATAGATCGTTATAGCCGAATAAGTGATAAAGGAATCTCTGTTTCATTTGTTGATACTCTGAATTCATTTGCAGGTTGGAAAACTGTTTTTAATGAGAAAAATGCATGGGTACAATATAACAAGGTTGATTTTGGAAAGAAAAAATACAAATCAGTCATAATAAAAGCTATTTCTCAGAAAGGAGGGACACTGCAATTGAAATTGAATAGTGCTAATGGTCCAATATTGGCTAAGATTAATATTCCAGAAAGTAAAGAATGGAAGGAGACTAAAGTTTTGATTTCTGGTTTAAAACAAGGTATCCATAATTTGTTTTTATCTTCAGTGAATAATAATGTGGTTGAAGTGGATTGGATTAAATTTGAATAG
- a CDS encoding glycoside hydrolase 43 family protein — protein MRKRNILCVVAILVSGHFMNLSAQVKKAQNPIIFSDVPDMSMLRVGDTYYMSSTTMHMSPGVPIMKSKDLVNWKLVNYAYNTLGDVDALNLNNGQSTYGRGSWASSLRYNKGTYYVSTFAQTTGKTYIYTTKNLEKGPWVKHSFAPSLHDHSLFFEEDGRIYMIYGSGKLNIVEVKKDLSGIKPETDRVLIENATAPSGNGGLGAEGSQLFKVNGKYYIFNITWPAGGMRTVNIHRADKITGPYEGRIGFQDKGVAQGGIIDTPDGKWFAYLFRDFGAVGRIPYLVPVKWENGWPVIGVNGKVPETLDLPASKGLIPGIVASDEFTRKPGAAALPLAWQWNHNPDNKLWSVTKRKGYLRLTTGRIDSTLLLARNTLTQRTIGPVCTGSTSINVSHMKDGDFAGLCLLQKNFGQLGVRVNKGAKSIVMISAGTGKPVEIQSVPLSRNIVYFKAECNFKDRADIAKFFYSYDGKTWNFIGEPLKMAYTIPQFIGYRFGLFNYATKNVGGYADFDYFHISDTISEMK, from the coding sequence ATGAGAAAAAGAAATATTTTATGCGTTGTGGCAATTCTGGTCTCCGGGCATTTTATGAATCTGTCAGCACAGGTGAAGAAAGCACAGAACCCGATTATCTTTTCAGATGTTCCTGATATGTCTATGCTTCGGGTTGGAGATACTTATTATATGAGTAGCACTACCATGCATATGAGTCCGGGTGTTCCAATTATGAAGTCTAAAGATTTGGTGAATTGGAAATTAGTGAATTATGCCTATAATACTTTAGGTGATGTTGATGCACTAAATCTTAATAATGGTCAAAGTACTTATGGAAGAGGTTCATGGGCTAGTAGTCTTCGCTATAATAAAGGAACTTACTATGTTTCAACATTTGCTCAAACAACTGGGAAAACATATATTTATACAACAAAGAATCTGGAGAAAGGACCTTGGGTAAAACATTCTTTTGCTCCGTCATTGCATGATCATTCATTGTTTTTCGAGGAAGATGGACGTATTTATATGATTTATGGAAGTGGTAAACTCAATATAGTAGAGGTTAAAAAAGACCTTTCAGGCATTAAGCCCGAAACAGATCGCGTGCTTATAGAAAATGCCACTGCTCCGTCTGGTAACGGAGGGCTTGGAGCAGAAGGTTCTCAGCTTTTTAAAGTAAATGGGAAATATTATATTTTCAATATAACCTGGCCAGCTGGTGGCATGCGTACTGTAAACATCCACAGAGCAGATAAAATTACCGGTCCGTATGAAGGACGAATTGGATTTCAGGATAAGGGCGTAGCCCAAGGAGGAATTATCGACACTCCTGATGGTAAGTGGTTTGCTTATTTATTCCGTGATTTTGGAGCAGTAGGACGTATTCCTTATTTGGTTCCGGTTAAATGGGAAAATGGATGGCCAGTAATTGGCGTGAATGGAAAAGTTCCTGAAACACTCGATTTGCCAGCAAGCAAAGGCTTGATTCCCGGTATTGTTGCTTCTGACGAATTTACGCGTAAGCCTGGAGCTGCTGCTTTACCATTGGCTTGGCAATGGAATCATAATCCGGATAATAAATTATGGTCGGTTACAAAAAGAAAAGGTTATTTGCGTCTTACTACAGGCAGAATAGATTCAACTCTTCTGTTAGCTAGAAATACCTTGACTCAGCGTACTATTGGACCTGTATGTACTGGCTCAACATCAATTAATGTGTCTCATATGAAGGATGGCGATTTTGCTGGGTTATGCTTGTTACAAAAGAATTTCGGTCAGCTAGGGGTTAGAGTTAATAAAGGAGCCAAGTCTATAGTCATGATTAGTGCCGGAACAGGAAAGCCTGTTGAAATACAAAGTGTTCCGCTTTCTCGTAATATTGTTTATTTCAAAGCAGAATGCAACTTCAAAGACCGAGCAGATATTGCTAAATTCTTCTATAGTTATGATGGCAAGACTTGGAACTTCATAGGTGAACCATTGAAAATGGCATATACCATTCCTCAATTTATTGGATATCGCTTTGGATTGTTTAATTATGCCACTAAAAATGTTGGTGGATATGCAGATTTTGACTATTTCCATATTTCAGATACTATTTCTGAAATGAAATAA
- a CDS encoding alpha-L-arabinofuranosidase C-terminal domain-containing protein, producing MKKIFINLLLALPISLFGQTAEIKIDVDRKIAEIDPKIYGVFMEPIHFKGDRMGLPDSVEFNTLYGTLYDPKSSLADENGFRKDYIDAMKELKITNMRWPGGNFLMGYDWKDGIGPKENRPKRINLAWGGVDNNHVGTDEWFALNKAIGSENVVCVNLGLGSILDACYWVEYCNYKKGTYYSDLRAKNGHPEPYNVKIWDLGNEVDGYPWELGHKSIEEYSRIGREAAKALKSVDKDIQLVASGSSCYENSPWIDWNRKVLSSFGDLIDYISIHRYWEKSDDYYNYMGQSAMDFEEKIKVTANEIENVRVMKGLKNPIYISVDEWGIMSKNTLSVLPIAQSFNSFIRHADVVKMANFTMLTSLLNTDKEKGTYKSPLFYIFKSFSNNCLGSSVDTYVKCETFNTPLYKDIPYLDVTTVYSKETNTTCINVINRHKDKAITTNIVSNSGEFTGKAEASLVAGNILDETFTYDKQSQYVPVTKEIKAEKNKITYSFPAHSFIQIKVRMKKCLTLEKVDSKKIKK from the coding sequence ATGAAAAAGATTTTTATTAATTTATTATTGGCTTTGCCAATTAGTTTGTTTGGTCAAACAGCTGAAATTAAAATAGATGTTGACAGGAAGATTGCCGAAATTGATCCTAAAATTTACGGTGTATTTATGGAACCTATTCATTTTAAAGGAGACCGAATGGGGTTGCCCGACTCTGTTGAATTTAATACTCTTTATGGAACTCTTTATGATCCTAAATCGTCTTTGGCTGATGAGAATGGCTTTAGAAAAGATTATATTGATGCGATGAAGGAATTAAAGATTACCAATATGAGATGGCCTGGTGGTAACTTTTTAATGGGATATGATTGGAAAGATGGAATAGGACCTAAAGAAAATCGACCTAAACGTATAAACCTGGCTTGGGGTGGTGTAGATAATAATCATGTGGGCACCGATGAATGGTTTGCTCTAAATAAAGCAATAGGTAGCGAAAATGTGGTTTGTGTAAATTTAGGGTTAGGTTCTATATTGGATGCCTGCTATTGGGTAGAGTATTGCAATTATAAAAAAGGTACTTACTATTCTGATTTAAGAGCTAAAAATGGACATCCAGAACCTTATAACGTTAAAATATGGGATTTGGGTAATGAAGTTGATGGTTATCCATGGGAATTGGGACATAAATCAATTGAAGAATATTCAAGAATAGGAAGAGAAGCTGCAAAGGCACTGAAGAGTGTAGATAAGGATATCCAGTTGGTTGCTTCAGGATCTTCGTGCTATGAGAATTCACCTTGGATTGACTGGAATAGGAAAGTACTGTCTAGCTTTGGTGATTTGATCGACTATATTTCTATTCACAGGTATTGGGAAAAGTCGGACGACTATTACAATTACATGGGTCAGAGTGCGATGGATTTTGAAGAAAAGATTAAAGTAACAGCTAATGAGATTGAAAACGTAAGAGTAATGAAAGGACTCAAGAACCCTATTTACATTTCAGTGGATGAGTGGGGAATTATGTCAAAGAATACTTTATCTGTTTTACCTATCGCTCAAAGCTTCAATTCATTTATCCGTCATGCTGATGTTGTAAAGATGGCTAATTTTACAATGCTTACCTCTTTGCTGAACACTGATAAAGAAAAAGGTACTTATAAATCACCTTTGTTTTATATCTTTAAATCATTCTCAAATAACTGTCTTGGTAGCTCTGTCGATACTTATGTAAAATGTGAAACGTTCAATACTCCTTTATATAAAGATATACCTTATCTTGATGTTACAACGGTCTATTCAAAAGAGACTAATACAACTTGCATTAATGTAATTAACAGACATAAAGACAAAGCCATTACAACTAACATAGTATCTAATTCAGGAGAATTCACAGGAAAAGCTGAGGCTTCTTTAGTAGCTGGAAATATACTTGATGAAACTTTTACTTATGACAAACAAAGTCAATATGTACCTGTTACTAAAGAGATTAAAGCTGAGAAGAACAAAATTACTTATTCCTTCCCAGCACATTCTTTTATACAGATAAAGGTAAGAATGAAAAAGTGTCTTACCCTAGAAAAAGTTGACTCTAAAAAGATTAAAAAATGA
- a CDS encoding transposase yields the protein MSQSEKSRRHFDDAFKMSVVEEAIQGTQSKYSLCRKYSIASTSTLRSWIRIFAPEYELNDGSMKKSPVSENEEILALRRMLQEKELCLKREKMRADFLDEMINVAEEKFQLPIRKKAGTKR from the coding sequence ATGAGTCAATCAGAGAAAAGTCGTCGTCATTTCGATGACGCATTTAAAATGTCGGTGGTCGAAGAGGCCATCCAGGGTACACAGAGCAAGTATTCTTTGTGTCGTAAATATTCCATCGCCAGTACTAGCACATTACGAAGTTGGATTCGTATCTTTGCACCCGAATATGAATTGAATGATGGTTCCATGAAAAAGAGTCCCGTGAGTGAAAACGAAGAAATCTTAGCTCTGCGTCGTATGCTTCAAGAAAAAGAATTGTGCTTGAAACGTGAAAAGATGCGTGCTGATTTCTTAGATGAAATGATCAACGTTGCTGAAGAGAAGTTTCAGCTTCCCATCCGAAAAAAAGCTGGCACCAAACGGTAA
- a CDS encoding IS3 family transposase has product MGDLCALFGASKQAYYKHEDENIERLAIPRFIIEFVRDVREEDPGIGGEKLWVMYSQYFGKRYRIGRDAFLKVLKRYNLMLKAPRKSCRTTDSTHDLPTYPNLIKDFAINRSDQVWVSDITYIRLREDDFCFLSLVTDAYDHEIVGAYVGPTLATVHTIEALKQACRKRNIQNTEGLTHHSDRGVQYASYMYVNELKQKRIRISMTENGDPKENAIAERVNGILKKEFLNQYSFETIELVRQAVQQAVTFYNTKRPHRSLDMLTPQQAFGKTGMIKKRWTSYKDKYREACPQ; this is encoded by the coding sequence GTGGGTGACCTTTGCGCGCTGTTTGGTGCGTCTAAGCAAGCTTATTACAAACACGAAGATGAGAATATCGAACGCCTTGCCATCCCTCGTTTTATTATCGAGTTCGTAAGAGATGTTCGAGAGGAGGATCCCGGTATCGGCGGCGAAAAGCTATGGGTGATGTATAGTCAATACTTCGGCAAACGTTATAGAATAGGTCGTGATGCTTTTTTAAAAGTGCTCAAGCGGTACAACTTGATGCTCAAGGCACCCAGAAAAAGTTGTCGTACTACGGACTCCACCCACGACTTGCCGACCTACCCCAATCTAATTAAGGATTTTGCTATCAACCGTTCTGACCAAGTCTGGGTTAGCGATATTACCTATATCCGCTTGCGGGAAGACGATTTCTGTTTTCTCTCTTTGGTGACAGATGCGTACGACCATGAAATTGTAGGCGCTTACGTCGGCCCTACACTGGCCACTGTCCATACCATAGAAGCCCTTAAACAGGCTTGCAGGAAGAGAAACATTCAAAACACAGAAGGGCTGACTCACCATTCGGATCGAGGAGTGCAGTATGCCAGCTACATGTACGTAAATGAATTGAAACAAAAAAGAATAAGGATCAGTATGACGGAAAATGGAGACCCTAAAGAAAATGCAATAGCTGAAAGAGTAAATGGGATTCTCAAAAAGGAATTCCTTAACCAATATTCCTTTGAAACAATCGAATTGGTTAGACAAGCAGTGCAGCAGGCTGTCACATTCTACAATACCAAACGCCCCCATAGGAGTTTGGATATGCTTACTCCACAACAGGCTTTTGGGAAGACCGGAATGATCAAGAAACGATGGACAAGTTATAAAGATAAATACAGAGAAGCTTGCCCGCAATAA